In one window of Dyella thiooxydans DNA:
- a CDS encoding fimbrial protein — MKQGKPDMAGTRRRPSPGWRRVGALVLLAALSLLGLTPSAHASCSFDRGYSKGTYHVSVPSSIVNDPSIAVGQVLFTSTATPIDQTVYFTCRRSGNGWGLVNEVGATPGTTTNLFPSNVPGVGYRILQSGNYIYPYPYFSLDGSSSWYEADAVTLEIVKTGTIADGSTLSMGPLVSFRAGSGGNGSIYDAVINLANSLTFTAPACQVSTPNIDVTLPTVSSGAFSGVGSVTGATPFQIRLQCSSGATVRITMTTATPVAGQTGVIAPSSGTTSGVGVQVLGSSGNPEQFGNPAVIGATPNGTMTVNYSARYFQTAPAVGPGTLGATATFTLSYQ; from the coding sequence ATGAAACAGGGCAAGCCCGACATGGCCGGCACCAGGCGGCGCCCCTCTCCCGGCTGGAGGCGCGTCGGCGCGCTGGTGCTGCTTGCCGCCCTCTCGCTGCTCGGCCTCACGCCATCGGCACATGCCTCCTGCTCGTTCGATCGCGGATACAGCAAGGGCACCTATCACGTGTCCGTGCCCAGCAGCATCGTCAACGACCCCAGCATCGCGGTCGGGCAGGTGCTTTTCACGTCGACGGCGACCCCGATCGACCAGACGGTCTATTTCACCTGCCGGCGCAGCGGCAACGGCTGGGGGCTGGTGAACGAGGTCGGCGCCACGCCTGGCACGACCACCAACCTGTTTCCCTCCAACGTGCCCGGCGTCGGCTACCGCATCCTGCAGAGCGGCAACTACATCTACCCGTACCCCTATTTCAGTCTCGATGGCTCGAGCTCTTGGTACGAAGCCGATGCAGTGACCCTGGAGATCGTCAAGACCGGCACGATCGCCGATGGCAGCACCCTGTCGATGGGGCCGCTGGTGAGCTTCCGGGCCGGCTCGGGCGGCAACGGCTCGATCTACGACGCGGTGATCAACCTGGCGAACTCGCTGACCTTCACCGCCCCCGCATGCCAGGTGTCCACGCCGAACATCGACGTCACGCTGCCGACCGTCTCCAGCGGCGCGTTCAGCGGCGTCGGCTCGGTGACCGGCGCCACACCGTTCCAGATCCGGCTGCAGTGCTCCAGTGGCGCCACGGTCCGCATCACCATGACCACGGCAACGCCCGTCGCTGGACAGACCGGCGTGATCGCGCCGTCGAGCGGAACGACCTCGGGGGTCGGCGTGCAGGTGCTGGGCTCGTCCGGAAACCCCGAGCAGTTCGGCAATCCGGCGGTGATCGGCGCCACGCCGAACGGCACCATGACGGTGAATTACTCGGCGCGCTACTTCCAGACCGCTCCGGCCGTGGGCCCGGGCACGCTCGGGGCAACCGCCACGTTCACGCTGTCCTACCAGTAG
- a CDS encoding M20/M25/M40 family metallo-hydrolase, whose protein sequence is MTRLRPLSLAAALLLAASAPLAAQNAAQPGEQASLHALASAPSEARLHDTIAHLVGFGTRHTLSDTKSDKRGIGAARRWVKAQFEAISRDCGGCLEVVTPSQVFTGERIPKPTEVMDVVAIKRGSSDPERVIVMSGHMDSRVTDIMNATSDAPGANDDASGVAALMEAARLLSKQDNRATVVFAALSGEEQGLYGGKVLADYAVAHGWKVEADLNNDIVGNSRGQNGVLDNTTVRVFSEGTRSTETAKQARIRNYFGGEVDSPSRNVARYMASIADQYLPDLRVRMIYRTDRYGRGGDQVEFLKAGYPAIRVSEGHEDYTRQHQDLRTEHGIHYGDTIDGIDFRYLARVTALNTVTMAAMANAPAPPSGVKTEGALATDTTVSWNRVPGAAGYRVHWRDTTAPRWQYARAVGDVDHAVIRDVVIDDWFFGVSSVSADGYESPVVFPGAAGSFERQAPEAPAK, encoded by the coding sequence ATGACCCGACTCCGCCCACTGTCCCTCGCTGCAGCCCTGCTGCTCGCCGCAAGCGCACCGCTCGCCGCGCAGAACGCCGCACAACCAGGCGAGCAGGCCAGCCTGCACGCGTTGGCCAGCGCCCCCAGCGAGGCACGCCTGCACGACACCATCGCCCATCTGGTCGGCTTCGGTACCCGGCACACGTTGTCCGACACGAAGTCCGACAAGCGCGGCATCGGCGCGGCGCGGCGCTGGGTCAAGGCGCAGTTCGAGGCGATCTCGCGCGACTGCGGCGGCTGCCTGGAAGTGGTCACGCCCTCGCAGGTGTTCACCGGGGAGCGGATTCCGAAACCCACCGAGGTGATGGACGTGGTGGCGATCAAGCGCGGCAGCAGTGATCCGGAGCGGGTGATCGTGATGAGCGGACACATGGACTCGCGCGTCACCGACATCATGAATGCGACCAGCGATGCCCCCGGCGCCAACGACGACGCCTCCGGCGTGGCGGCGCTGATGGAGGCGGCGCGGCTGCTGTCGAAGCAGGACAACCGTGCCACGGTGGTGTTCGCCGCGCTGTCCGGCGAGGAACAGGGCCTGTACGGCGGCAAGGTGCTGGCCGACTACGCCGTGGCCCACGGCTGGAAGGTGGAAGCCGACCTCAACAACGACATCGTCGGCAACAGCCGCGGCCAGAACGGCGTGCTCGACAACACCACCGTGCGCGTGTTCAGCGAGGGCACGCGCAGCACCGAGACGGCGAAGCAGGCGCGGATCCGCAACTACTTCGGCGGCGAGGTCGACTCACCCTCACGCAACGTGGCCCGCTACATGGCTTCGATCGCCGACCAGTACCTGCCCGACCTGCGCGTGCGGATGATCTACCGCACCGACCGCTACGGCCGCGGCGGCGACCAGGTGGAGTTCCTCAAGGCCGGCTACCCGGCGATCCGCGTCAGCGAGGGCCATGAGGACTACACCAGGCAGCACCAGGACCTGCGCACCGAGCACGGCATCCACTACGGCGACACGATCGATGGCATCGACTTCCGCTACCTCGCCCGCGTCACCGCGCTCAACACGGTGACGATGGCCGCGATGGCCAACGCGCCGGCGCCGCCGAGCGGCGTGAAGACCGAGGGGGCGCTGGCCACCGACACCACCGTGAGCTGGAACAGGGTGCCCGGCGCCGCCGGCTACCGCGTGCACTGGCGCGACACCACGGCACCGCGCTGGCAGTACGCGCGCGCGGTCGGCGATGTCGACCACGCGGTGATCCGGGACGTGGTGATCGACGACTGGTTCTTCGGCGTGTCCTCGGTCTCGGCCGACGGCTACGAGAGCCCGGTGGTGTTCCCGGGAGCGGCCGGCAGCTTCGAGCGGCAAGCGCCCGAGGCGCCGGCGAAGTGA
- a CDS encoding bifunctional diguanylate cyclase/phosphodiesterase: MWVLATLLVGVLLTLVLHHQQQVRQRAAARAALDELADKSFTALQARLVTSELLIRSVQTLYIASDEVTAADFQHFYANLRPRSLFPSLVALAYAQREAGPSGARYITRQVAPLEGNERLLGLDVTSQTPNMSALVAAQESGQPALSAPFDLVQREPDGRPIHGVTMRLPVYSEGPPPATPDERLARLEGSIAASFRVSQLIGGAFTPEALHKMHVRVFDLARPGQAMFDSDAAATVGSEGDFRRDLHYGGRVWQVRMDYPLLPERWSWSGTLLPVGLLISLLLASLVWSVAGTQRRAMELGWRMSRRYRESEERFRALNELLPALVLLADANEGRVTYANRAARDRLGDPLGQALPALFEDAAVRGRLADPQAGVVEQLEAVLRHGQRQRFWASVSIAHVELDGVSKLLMVASDVTEQRLLNDRLLHQASHDALTELYNRREFERHLGEVMAAIAAGAPAAALLYIDLDQFKLINDTSGHMAGDQLLAQLAMTMHEQLGDHDVLARLGGDEFGVLLPRVGSLEAAEAQAERLRRRIDGYVFMWEQRSYSVSASVGGVMLDKPGMHLHELFAQADTACYMAKEAGRNRVHFYSEHDDETARRRSEMEWANRLRWAADEGRLLLYYQELLPLVPQPGEGVRIELLLRFRDEEGRLVVPGAFIPAAERYGLMPTIDRWVIETALAHFDQLHPAGASLQLATINLSGASVEDDALADRIIELLGQHRVDPSRVCFEVTETVAVRHLSQVARFMQRLRAVGCKVALDDFGAGMSSFGYLKNLPVDIIKIDGSFIRDMLDDPVSHAMVRAATDIGHRIGLLVVAEWVTSDAVMQALRELGVDLAQGFSLHRPEPVPFQHD; this comes from the coding sequence GTGTGGGTGCTGGCGACGCTGCTCGTCGGGGTGCTGTTGACGCTGGTGCTCCATCATCAGCAGCAGGTGCGGCAGCGGGCCGCGGCGCGGGCCGCCCTGGACGAGCTGGCGGACAAGAGCTTCACCGCCCTGCAGGCGCGGCTGGTGACTTCCGAGTTGCTGATCCGCTCGGTGCAGACGCTGTACATCGCCTCCGACGAGGTGACCGCCGCCGATTTCCAGCACTTCTACGCCAACCTGCGGCCACGCAGCCTGTTCCCGAGCCTGGTCGCGCTGGCCTATGCGCAGCGCGAGGCGGGGCCGTCCGGTGCGCGCTACATCACCCGTCAGGTCGCACCGCTGGAAGGCAACGAGCGCCTGCTGGGTCTGGACGTCACCTCGCAGACGCCGAACATGTCCGCCCTGGTCGCCGCCCAGGAAAGCGGCCAGCCGGCTCTTTCCGCGCCGTTCGATCTGGTTCAGCGCGAGCCGGATGGTCGCCCGATCCACGGCGTCACCATGCGCCTGCCGGTCTACAGCGAGGGACCGCCCCCGGCAACACCGGACGAGCGGCTGGCGCGGCTCGAGGGATCGATCGCCGCATCCTTCCGGGTTTCTCAGCTGATCGGCGGCGCGTTCACCCCGGAGGCGCTGCACAAGATGCACGTCCGGGTCTTCGACCTTGCCCGGCCCGGACAGGCCATGTTCGATTCCGATGCGGCGGCTACCGTGGGCAGCGAGGGCGACTTCCGGCGCGACCTGCATTACGGCGGCCGGGTGTGGCAGGTGCGCATGGATTATCCGTTGCTGCCCGAGCGCTGGAGCTGGAGCGGTACGCTGCTGCCCGTCGGCCTGCTGATCAGTCTGTTGCTCGCGTCGCTGGTCTGGTCGGTGGCGGGTACGCAACGCCGGGCGATGGAGCTGGGCTGGCGGATGAGTCGTCGCTATCGCGAGAGCGAAGAGCGGTTCCGCGCGCTCAACGAGCTGCTACCCGCGCTGGTGCTGCTGGCCGATGCGAACGAGGGGCGGGTGACCTACGCCAACCGCGCCGCCCGCGATCGGCTGGGCGATCCACTGGGTCAGGCGCTGCCCGCGCTGTTCGAGGACGCCGCCGTGCGCGGGCGGCTTGCCGATCCGCAGGCCGGTGTGGTCGAGCAGCTCGAGGCGGTGTTGCGTCATGGGCAGCGGCAGCGTTTCTGGGCCAGCGTGTCGATCGCCCACGTCGAGCTCGACGGCGTCTCCAAGCTGCTGATGGTCGCCTCCGACGTCACCGAGCAGCGCCTGCTCAACGACCGGCTGCTTCACCAGGCCAGCCACGATGCGCTGACCGAGCTGTACAACCGGCGCGAATTCGAGCGTCATCTGGGTGAGGTGATGGCGGCGATCGCCGCCGGGGCGCCGGCGGCGGCACTGCTCTACATCGACCTGGACCAGTTCAAGCTGATCAACGACACCTCCGGCCACATGGCCGGTGACCAGCTGCTGGCGCAGCTGGCGATGACCATGCACGAGCAGCTGGGTGACCACGACGTGCTGGCGCGGCTGGGCGGCGACGAATTCGGCGTGCTGCTGCCGCGCGTCGGCAGCCTGGAGGCGGCCGAGGCGCAGGCCGAGCGGTTGCGGCGACGCATCGACGGCTACGTGTTCATGTGGGAGCAGCGCAGCTACTCGGTCAGCGCCAGCGTCGGCGGCGTCATGCTCGACAAGCCCGGCATGCACCTGCACGAATTGTTCGCCCAGGCCGATACCGCCTGCTACATGGCCAAGGAGGCCGGCCGCAATCGGGTGCACTTCTATTCCGAGCACGACGACGAGACGGCTCGTCGGCGCAGCGAGATGGAGTGGGCCAACCGGCTGCGCTGGGCGGCGGACGAGGGCCGGCTGCTGCTTTATTACCAGGAGCTGCTGCCGCTGGTGCCGCAGCCCGGCGAGGGCGTGCGGATCGAGTTGCTGCTGCGCTTCCGCGACGAGGAGGGGCGACTGGTGGTGCCCGGCGCGTTCATCCCGGCCGCCGAGCGCTACGGCCTGATGCCGACGATCGACCGCTGGGTGATCGAGACCGCGCTGGCCCATTTCGACCAGTTGCACCCGGCCGGCGCCTCGCTGCAGCTGGCCACGATCAATCTTTCCGGCGCCAGCGTCGAGGACGACGCGCTGGCCGATCGCATCATCGAGCTGCTCGGCCAGCACCGCGTGGATCCGTCACGGGTCTGCTTCGAGGTGACCGAGACGGTGGCGGTACGGCATCTGTCGCAGGTTGCCCGGTTCATGCAGCGGCTGCGTGCGGTCGGCTGCAAGGTGGCGCTGGACGATTTCGGCGCCGGCATGTCCTCGTTCGGCTACCTGAAGAACCTGCCGGTGGACATCATCAAGATCGACGGCAGCTTCATCCGCGACATGCTGGATGACCCGGTGAGTCACGCGATGGTGCGCGCGGCCACCGACATCGGCCATCGTATTGGCCTGCTGGTGGTGGCCGAATGGGTCACCAGCGACGCGGTGATGCAGGCGCTGCGCGAGCTCGGCGTGGACCTGGCCCAGGGGTTCTCGTTGCACCGGCCGGAGCCGGTGCCGTTCCAGCACGACTGA
- a CDS encoding pseudouridine synthase, translating into MRVNKYISEAGLCSRREADELLLAGRVTINGEVVTTGAKALEGDEVRVDGEIVKARILAATPSAKKAVYIALNKPVGITCTTDPSVAGNIVDFVDHPQRIFPVGRLDKDSEGLILLTSNGDIVNEILRAENHHEKEYLVAVNKAVTDEFLAGMSKGVRIHGQMTQRCRVRRIARFGFGIVLTQGLNRQIRLMAAAFGYRVTQLRRVRIDNIKLGHLKPGQWRNLTDAELKGLLPNRTQW; encoded by the coding sequence ATGCGGGTGAACAAATACATCAGCGAAGCCGGCCTGTGCTCGCGCCGCGAGGCGGATGAGCTGCTGCTGGCCGGGCGGGTGACCATCAACGGCGAAGTCGTGACCACCGGTGCCAAGGCGCTGGAGGGCGACGAGGTCCGCGTGGACGGCGAGATCGTCAAGGCGCGCATCCTGGCAGCGACCCCGTCGGCGAAGAAGGCCGTCTACATCGCGCTGAACAAGCCGGTCGGCATCACCTGCACCACCGACCCGAGCGTGGCCGGCAACATCGTCGACTTCGTCGACCACCCGCAGCGGATCTTCCCGGTCGGCCGGCTGGACAAGGATTCGGAAGGCCTGATCCTGCTGACCAGCAACGGCGACATCGTCAACGAGATCCTGCGCGCCGAGAACCACCACGAGAAGGAATACCTGGTGGCGGTGAACAAGGCGGTCACCGACGAGTTCCTCGCCGGCATGAGCAAGGGCGTGCGCATCCACGGCCAGATGACCCAGCGTTGCCGCGTGCGGCGCATCGCCAGGTTCGGCTTCGGCATCGTGCTGACCCAGGGCCTGAACCGGCAGATCCGGCTGATGGCCGCGGCCTTCGGCTACCGCGTCACCCAGCTGCGCCGCGTGCGCATCGACAACATCAAGCTCGGCCATCTCAAGCCCGGGCAATGGCGCAATCTCACCGACGCGGAATTGAAGGGCCTGTTGCCGAATCGCACGCAGTGGTGA
- a CDS encoding ABC transporter ATP-binding protein: MSTPTASPVPALVVDNLRKTYGNGVEALKGVSLTVQPGDFFALLGPNGAGKSTLIGILSSLVNSTGGDAQVFGVSVNKQRNEAMKLIGLVPQEINFNQFEKPFDICVNEAGFYGIPRKIAAERAEKYLKELRLWDKAHHQARMLSGGMKRRLMIARAMMNEPKLLILDEPTAGVDIEIRRSMWQFVSGINAAGTTVILTTHYLEEAEQLCRNIAIIDHGTIVENTSMKRLLAKLDSETFVLDVTAAPEQLPTLTDITLRRVDEHTLEAEMPRTSDLNALFAALTEHGIAVKSMRNKTNRLEELFVRLVENGREKVA; the protein is encoded by the coding sequence ATGTCCACACCTACCGCATCCCCGGTTCCGGCGCTCGTCGTCGACAACCTGCGCAAGACCTATGGCAACGGCGTCGAGGCGCTCAAGGGCGTCAGCCTGACCGTGCAGCCCGGCGACTTTTTCGCCCTGCTCGGCCCCAACGGCGCCGGCAAGTCGACCCTGATCGGCATTCTCTCCTCGCTGGTGAACTCCACCGGCGGCGACGCGCAGGTGTTCGGCGTGTCCGTCAACAAGCAGCGCAACGAGGCGATGAAGCTGATCGGCCTGGTGCCGCAGGAGATCAACTTCAACCAGTTCGAGAAGCCGTTCGACATCTGCGTCAACGAGGCGGGCTTCTACGGCATCCCGCGGAAGATCGCCGCCGAGCGCGCGGAGAAATACCTGAAGGAACTGCGCCTGTGGGACAAGGCGCACCACCAGGCGCGCATGCTCTCCGGCGGCATGAAGCGGCGCCTGATGATCGCCCGCGCGATGATGAACGAGCCGAAGCTGCTGATCCTCGACGAGCCGACCGCCGGCGTCGATATCGAGATCCGCCGCTCGATGTGGCAGTTCGTCAGCGGTATCAACGCGGCCGGCACCACGGTGATCCTCACCACGCACTACCTGGAGGAAGCCGAGCAGTTGTGCCGCAACATCGCGATCATCGACCACGGCACCATCGTGGAGAACACCTCGATGAAGCGGCTGCTGGCCAAGCTCGATTCGGAAACCTTCGTGCTCGACGTGACCGCCGCACCCGAGCAGCTTCCCACGCTGACGGACATCACCCTGCGCCGGGTCGACGAGCACACGCTCGAAGCGGAGATGCCGCGCACCTCCGACCTCAACGCGCTGTTCGCCGCGCTGACCGAACACGGCATCGCGGTGAAGTCGATGCGCAACAAGACCAATCGCCTGGAGGAGCTGTTCGTGCGGCTCGTCGAGAACGGCCGGGAGAAGGTGGCATGA
- a CDS encoding FAD-binding oxidoreductase produces MADHFTLRLVDSRMLAPTVRHLVFERADGQPLAFVPGQFLQVHFHYADGTATKRSYSVATVGDGRSPVQRIEIAVSYVEGGAATALLGGLATGDTIEASGPYGRFCLQAGDAHPRYLLLATGTGVTPYRAMLPQLAEWLAPGGREAVLIYGARKEAELLYDEEFTAFAAGHPGFTYLSCLSREARAVPRATDRMGHVQTALPDLAPAAGRDIAYLCGNPNMVDAAFAALKEFGLPVPQIRREKYISSR; encoded by the coding sequence ATGGCCGACCACTTCACCCTCCGCCTCGTCGACAGCCGCATGCTGGCGCCCACCGTGCGCCACCTGGTGTTCGAGCGGGCCGACGGCCAGCCGCTGGCCTTCGTGCCGGGGCAGTTCCTGCAGGTCCATTTCCACTACGCCGACGGCACCGCGACCAAGCGCAGCTACTCGGTGGCCACGGTCGGCGATGGCCGCTCGCCGGTGCAGCGCATCGAGATCGCGGTGAGCTACGTGGAGGGCGGCGCGGCCACCGCACTGCTGGGCGGGCTAGCGACGGGCGACACGATCGAGGCCAGCGGGCCGTACGGTCGCTTCTGCCTGCAGGCTGGCGACGCCCACCCGCGCTACCTGCTGCTGGCCACCGGTACCGGCGTGACCCCGTACCGCGCGATGCTGCCGCAGCTGGCCGAATGGCTGGCGCCCGGCGGGCGCGAGGCGGTGCTGATCTACGGCGCCCGCAAGGAGGCCGAGCTGCTCTACGACGAGGAGTTCACCGCCTTCGCCGCGGGCCACCCGGGCTTCACCTACTTGAGTTGCCTGAGCCGGGAAGCCCGCGCCGTGCCGCGTGCGACCGACCGCATGGGTCACGTGCAGACCGCCCTGCCGGACCTGGCGCCGGCCGCCGGCCGCGACATCGCCTACCTGTGCGGCAACCCCAACATGGTCGACGCCGCCTTCGCGGCGCTGAAGGAGTTCGGCCTGCCGGTGCCGCAGATCCGCCGCGAGAAGTACATCTCCTCGCGCTGA
- a CDS encoding TIGR03862 family flavoprotein, whose product MTDASSSRVAVVGGGPAGLMAAEQLCRAGVAVDLYDAMGSVGRKFLLAGKGGLNLTHSEGFADFVGRYGASATRVGAWLREFDAEALRDWARGLGVETFVGSSGRVFPSDLKAAPLLRRWVRRLHADGVRFHMQHRWSGWRDDGTLRFATADGERTVAPAATVLALGGGSWPQLGSDGAWMDVLAAAGVATTPLEAANCGFERAWSEHLASRFGGAPLKAVVAHWQDADGRPRQRQGECVISGYGLEGSLLYAIGPALRRQIRERGEAALQLDLAPGYSVDVLAARLAAPRGRHSLGDWLRRRAGLDAAKCALVFEVADKAVLADAARLAALVKALPLTFSAPRPVAEAISTAGGVTLAALDESLMLIDRPGVFCAGEMLDWEAPTGGYLLTACFASGRQAGLGAVAWLKFASAAGRE is encoded by the coding sequence ATGACCGATGCTTCTTCTTCGCGCGTCGCCGTGGTCGGTGGCGGGCCGGCCGGACTGATGGCCGCCGAACAGCTGTGCCGGGCCGGCGTGGCGGTGGACCTCTACGACGCCATGGGTTCGGTGGGACGCAAGTTCCTGCTGGCCGGCAAGGGCGGGCTCAATCTCACCCACAGCGAGGGCTTCGCCGACTTCGTCGGCCGTTACGGCGCGAGTGCGACGCGGGTCGGTGCGTGGTTGCGTGAGTTCGATGCGGAAGCATTGCGCGACTGGGCGCGCGGGCTGGGCGTGGAAACCTTCGTCGGCAGCTCGGGCCGGGTGTTTCCGTCGGACCTGAAGGCTGCACCGCTGCTGCGTCGCTGGGTGCGCCGGCTGCATGCCGACGGCGTGCGCTTCCACATGCAACACCGTTGGTCGGGGTGGCGCGACGACGGCACCTTGCGTTTCGCCACCGCCGACGGTGAGCGCACCGTGGCGCCGGCGGCCACCGTGCTGGCGCTGGGCGGCGGCAGCTGGCCGCAGCTCGGTTCCGACGGCGCGTGGATGGATGTACTGGCTGCAGCCGGCGTCGCCACCACGCCACTGGAAGCGGCCAACTGCGGCTTCGAACGCGCATGGAGCGAGCACCTTGCCAGTCGTTTTGGCGGTGCGCCGCTGAAGGCCGTGGTGGCGCATTGGCAGGACGCGGACGGCAGGCCACGGCAGCGCCAGGGCGAGTGCGTGATCAGCGGCTATGGCCTGGAGGGCAGTCTGCTCTATGCGATCGGCCCGGCACTGCGCCGGCAGATCCGCGAACGCGGCGAGGCAGCCCTGCAGCTCGACCTGGCGCCCGGCTACAGCGTCGATGTGCTTGCCGCCCGGCTCGCCGCGCCCCGCGGCAGGCACAGCCTGGGCGACTGGCTGCGTCGCCGCGCGGGGCTGGATGCCGCGAAGTGTGCGCTGGTGTTCGAGGTGGCCGACAAGGCGGTGCTGGCCGATGCCGCGCGACTGGCCGCGCTGGTCAAGGCACTGCCGTTGACGTTCAGCGCGCCGCGGCCGGTGGCCGAGGCGATCAGCACCGCCGGCGGCGTGACGCTGGCCGCGCTGGACGAGAGCCTGATGCTGATCGACCGACCGGGCGTGTTCTGCGCCGGCGAGATGCTGGACTGGGAAGCCCCGACCGGCGGGTATCTGCTGACCGCCTGCTTCGCCAGCGGTCGGCAGGCGGGACTCGGCGCCGTGGCCTGGCTGAAGTTCGCGTCCGCTGCAGGACGGGAATGA
- a CDS encoding ABC transporter permease: MSHSLNMVALYTIVRREIARIMRIWTQTLIPPVITMTLYFVIFGKLIGSRIGTIDGGYTFIQYLAPGLVMMSIIQNSYGNISSSFFGAKFSRAVEEMLVSPMPNWVILLGYVIGAVVRGLAVGALVLAVALFFTSLHLKHPLIALLAIILGSTIFSLAGFINAVYAKKFDDIALVPTFIIAPLAYLGGVFYSIKMLGEPWQAISRVNPILYMVNAFRYGVLGISDVGIGTAFAVMGLFVAVLSVIALQLLKRGVGLRS; this comes from the coding sequence ATGAGCCATTCGCTGAACATGGTCGCGCTGTACACCATCGTGCGACGCGAGATCGCGCGCATCATGCGCATCTGGACCCAGACCCTGATCCCGCCGGTGATCACGATGACGCTGTACTTCGTGATCTTCGGCAAGCTGATCGGCAGCCGCATCGGCACGATCGACGGCGGCTACACCTTCATCCAGTACCTCGCGCCCGGCCTGGTGATGATGTCGATCATCCAGAACAGCTACGGCAACATCTCCTCCTCGTTCTTCGGCGCCAAGTTCAGCCGTGCGGTGGAAGAGATGCTGGTGTCGCCGATGCCGAACTGGGTGATCCTGCTCGGCTACGTCATCGGCGCCGTGGTGCGCGGCCTGGCGGTCGGTGCGCTGGTGCTGGCGGTTGCGCTGTTCTTCACCTCGCTGCACCTGAAGCATCCGCTGATCGCCCTGCTGGCGATCATCCTGGGCTCGACCATCTTCTCGCTGGCCGGCTTCATCAACGCCGTCTACGCGAAGAAGTTCGACGACATCGCGCTGGTGCCGACCTTCATCATCGCCCCGCTGGCCTACCTGGGCGGCGTGTTCTATTCGATCAAGATGCTCGGCGAGCCGTGGCAGGCGATCTCGCGGGTCAACCCGATCCTGTACATGGTCAACGCCTTCCGCTACGGCGTGCTCGGCATCAGCGACGTGGGCATCGGCACGGCCTTCGCCGTGATGGGGTTGTTCGTGGCGGTGCTGTCGGTGATCGCACTGCAGTTGCTCAAGCGCGGCGTCGGATTGCGCTCCTGA